One genomic segment of Virgibacillus doumboii includes these proteins:
- a CDS encoding Na+/H+ antiporter NhaC family protein, translating to MENTFWSLVPPLLAIIMVLITKRVLLSLGIGIVAAAFFIASFNVTESLGLIWESFKGTFVADGALNTWNVFILLFVLMLGIITAFVSMMGGTKAFGDWMVRRVKTRAGAQIMTMVLGVIVFVDDYFNSLTVGQVAKPVTDKHRVSRSKLAYIVDSTAAPVCVIAPVSSWGAYIIGIIGTIFATQGITDSSAFSAFLQMIPMNFYVWAAIGVVLVIAVRQVDFGPMKIHEQRAMKTGEVLDPENKENVDPESKLPSSDAGKVSDLVLPIAILFIATIGAMYLSGLGAVEGDASLVDIFGSAAVAESLLYGGLIGLAATFLFFFRHMAKGKLTGSHFGLGIVEGAKSMMPAFGILIFAWSIVFLIGELKTGEYLAGIVESSNLSLALLPVIVFFIAGFIAFATGTSWGSFGILLPIAGQIAAATDINLIMPMLAAVLAGAVFGDHCSPISDTTILSSTGSSCHHIDHVTTQLPYAITAAIIAGLGYVVLGISGSVLLGLATVIVGLVVFFSVLKKPGDTDYADESIAN from the coding sequence ATGGAGAATACGTTTTGGTCTTTAGTACCCCCGTTACTGGCAATTATCATGGTTCTTATTACTAAAAGAGTATTGCTTTCTCTTGGTATAGGGATCGTTGCTGCAGCATTCTTTATTGCCAGTTTTAATGTCACGGAGTCGCTTGGCTTAATCTGGGAGTCGTTTAAAGGTACATTTGTTGCAGACGGTGCGTTGAATACGTGGAATGTGTTTATTTTACTATTCGTATTAATGCTAGGTATTATCACCGCATTTGTAAGCATGATGGGTGGCACAAAAGCTTTTGGCGATTGGATGGTCCGGCGTGTGAAGACACGTGCCGGTGCACAGATAATGACGATGGTGCTTGGTGTTATTGTTTTTGTTGATGACTATTTTAACAGTTTAACAGTTGGCCAGGTTGCCAAGCCGGTTACGGATAAGCACCGTGTGTCACGATCAAAGCTTGCATACATTGTTGATTCAACTGCAGCACCTGTCTGTGTCATTGCACCAGTATCAAGCTGGGGTGCTTATATTATCGGGATAATCGGTACTATTTTTGCAACGCAGGGGATAACAGACTCCAGTGCATTTTCTGCATTCCTGCAAATGATTCCGATGAATTTTTATGTATGGGCGGCCATAGGTGTGGTTCTGGTTATTGCAGTACGACAGGTTGATTTTGGTCCAATGAAGATTCATGAACAGCGTGCTATGAAGACGGGTGAGGTGTTGGATCCTGAAAATAAGGAAAATGTGGATCCTGAATCAAAACTTCCTTCCAGTGATGCAGGAAAAGTTAGTGACCTGGTTCTTCCTATCGCGATACTTTTCATTGCAACAATAGGTGCCATGTATTTGTCCGGACTAGGTGCAGTTGAAGGAGATGCGTCCCTTGTTGACATCTTCGGGAGTGCCGCTGTTGCAGAATCGCTATTATATGGAGGACTTATCGGGCTGGCTGCTACATTCTTATTCTTTTTCCGCCATATGGCAAAAGGGAAATTGACGGGCAGCCATTTTGGATTGGGAATCGTTGAAGGCGCAAAATCAATGATGCCGGCATTTGGGATTTTGATTTTTGCCTGGTCGATTGTGTTCCTGATTGGAGAATTAAAAACAGGGGAATACTTGGCCGGGATTGTTGAATCGTCCAACTTAAGTTTAGCACTGTTGCCGGTAATAGTGTTTTTTATTGCGGGTTTCATCGCTTTCGCTACCGGTACGTCCTGGGGTTCATTTGGAATTCTTTTGCCAATTGCAGGACAGATTGCTGCTGCAACCGATATAAACCTTATTATGCCAATGCTCGCGGCAGTTTTGGCGGGTGCAGTATTTGGTGATCATTGTTCGCCGATTTCCGATACGACAATTCTGTCATCGACCGGTTCCAGCTGTCACCATATTGACCACGTCACTACTCAACTGCCATATGCTATTACCGCAGCAATTATTGCCGGACTTGGTTATGTCGTGTTAGGGATTTCCGGGAGTGTTTTGCTTGGTCTGGCAACTGTAATCGTCGGACTGGTAGTGTTCTTTAGCGTATTGAAAAAACCGGGGGACACGGATTATGCTGATGAGTCGATTGCTAATTGA
- the kynU gene encoding kynureninase — MNTEKTYATYLDHMDELSKFRQEFYMPEDTIYLDGNSLGLLSKRGEQAIDDVVNSWKKYAIDGWTEGENPWYYLSEKLGAMTAPLIGAEANEVIVTGSTTTNLHQLVASFYKPDGKKTKILADELNFPSDIYALKSQLKLKGYQPDEHLIQVASNDGNTLKTEDIVKKMTDEVTLIILPGVLYRSGQILDMEKLTKEAHKRGILIGFDLCHSIGSIPHHLSEWGVDFAFWCTYKHLNAGPGSVAGLYVNKRHFGNEPGLAGWYSSAKDKQFDMEHTLTPAADAGAYQIGTPHLLSAAPLLGSLEMFQEAGINQIRQKSLQLTTYLMELIESELADFGFTIANPTNDKMRGGHVFLEHKDAARICKALKADGVIPDFRKPNGIRLAPVALYNTFEEVWNTVQILKTIMKEERFKKYQNERGVIA; from the coding sequence ATGAATACGGAAAAAACATACGCAACCTATTTGGACCATATGGATGAATTAAGCAAGTTCCGGCAAGAATTCTATATGCCAGAAGACACCATTTACCTGGATGGAAATTCACTTGGCCTTCTGTCAAAAAGAGGTGAGCAAGCGATTGACGATGTGGTTAATTCATGGAAAAAATATGCAATTGATGGATGGACGGAGGGCGAGAATCCCTGGTATTACCTGTCCGAAAAACTGGGTGCGATGACTGCGCCTTTAATTGGTGCTGAAGCAAATGAAGTTATTGTCACCGGCTCAACAACAACGAATCTGCACCAGTTAGTTGCAAGCTTTTATAAACCGGACGGCAAAAAAACCAAAATACTCGCTGACGAACTCAACTTCCCATCCGATATCTATGCATTGAAAAGTCAATTGAAGCTAAAAGGTTATCAACCGGATGAACATCTAATCCAAGTAGCGAGCAACGATGGCAACACACTTAAAACAGAAGATATTGTGAAAAAAATGACCGATGAAGTTACCTTGATTATTTTGCCTGGTGTGCTTTACCGGAGCGGCCAGATACTTGACATGGAAAAATTAACAAAAGAAGCGCATAAACGTGGAATTCTGATTGGCTTTGATTTATGTCATTCCATTGGTTCCATCCCCCACCACCTGTCCGAATGGGGGGTCGACTTTGCTTTCTGGTGTACGTATAAGCATCTGAATGCCGGGCCCGGAAGTGTTGCCGGTCTGTACGTGAACAAAAGACATTTCGGCAATGAACCGGGTCTTGCCGGATGGTACAGCTCTGCAAAGGATAAACAATTTGATATGGAGCATACGCTGACACCTGCTGCAGATGCCGGGGCTTATCAGATCGGCACGCCACACCTTTTAAGTGCAGCACCACTACTCGGATCACTCGAAATGTTTCAGGAAGCAGGGATAAACCAAATTCGCCAAAAGTCACTGCAGCTGACAACGTATTTAATGGAACTGATCGAAAGTGAACTGGCCGATTTTGGATTTACGATCGCTAACCCAACGAATGATAAGATGCGTGGCGGTCATGTTTTTCTGGAACATAAAGATGCAGCCCGCATTTGCAAAGCACTGAAAGCAGACGGTGTTATCCCTGACTTCCGTAAGCCAAATGGGATCCGACTGGCACCTGTAGCACTTTACAATACATTTGAGGAAGTATGGAATACCGTACAAATTTTAAAAACTATCATGAAGGAAGAGCGCTTTAAAAAATACCAGAACGAAAGAGGAGTTATTGCATAA